CGGCCGTCGGCCAGGTCACCGAGCCCGGCCCCGGGGGCCCGGTCGTCACGGTCGACGGGGCGGCGTACGACGGTCCGACCGGGTGGGCCCACTTCCAGTAGCGCCCGGGGGCCCGGGCGGGAAAGCAGCACCGCCCCCGTCCCGGGGGACGGAGGCGGTGCGAGGAGCGGGTGTCAGCAGGTCAGCGGGAGACCTTGCCGGCCTTGAGGCAGCCGGTGCAGACGTTGAGGCGCTTGGGCGCACCGTTGACGGTCGCCCGCACCCGCTGGATGTTGGGGTCGAAGCGACGCTTCGTGATCTTGCGGGACCAGGGTCGGTTGTTGCCGAAGCCGGGCTTCTTGGCGCAGATGTCGCAGACGGCAGCCACCGTGCACTCCTCGGGTAGGACGGGAAACGAAAATGGGGGGTCCGGTCGGAGCCCGGACAACCGCACGAGAATAACTCAGGGGCTGCCCCGGACGGAAATCGAGCGCGGACCGACTAGCGTGACGCCCCGCACCCCGACGTGGCCGCCGCGTCGCCGGGTGGTCCCAGCCGCAGCAGCACACCACGGGGAGCACGATGCACGTCGACGGGGTCGCCACGTTCGACCTCGGCGTCGTGCGCCGCTTCGCCGACCTGGCCGTCACCGGGCTCTCGGAGGCGCGCGAGGAGATCGACGCGCTCAACGTCTACCCCGTGCCCGACGGCGACACCGGCACCAACATGTTCCTCACGGTCGAGTCGGCCCGCGACGCGCTCGTGGCGGCCCTGGCCGAGCGGCCCGACGACCTGCGCCACGCCCTCCAGGGCTACGCCCACGGGGCGCTGCTGGGGGCGCGCGGCAACTCGGGGGTGATCCTCAGCCAGCTGGTGGGGGCGCTGCTGCGACGGATCCGCCACGCCGGCCCCGAGGACCGCTCCGCGGCGGTCTTCGCCGAGGGCATGGCGCTGGCCGCCGACGCGGCGTACGCCGCCGTCGGGACGCCGGTGGAGGGCACCATCCTCACCGTGGCCCGGGCGGCCGCGGAGGCGGCGGCGCAGGTCGCGGCCGACCCCGGCGCCCGGCTGGGGCCCGTGGTGCACGCCGCCGTCGGCGCCGCCCGGGAGGCGCTGGCCCGCACGCCCGACCAGCTCCCGATGCTGGCCCGCGCCGGGGTCGTCGACGCCGGCGGACGCGGGCTGTGCGTCGTGCTCGCCGCCGTCGAGTCGGCCGTCACCGGCGAGCACCCGCGCTCGGTCGCCCACGTGATCGGCACCCCGGTGCTGCCCGCCCCGCAGCTCCCGACCGGCGACCTGACCGAGGGCGGGCCGGCGTACGAGGTGATGTACCTGCTGGCCGCCGACGACGGCGCGGTGCCCGCGCTGCGCGCCGAGCTGGCACCCCTGGGCGACTCGCTGGTGGTGGTCGGCGGCGACGGCCTGTGGAACGTCCACGTCCACGTCGACGACGTCGGGGCGGCGGTCGAGGCCGGCATCCGCGCGGGCACGCCGCGGCGCATCGAGGTCACCCACTTCGCCGAGCAGGTGGCCGCCTCCCGGCGCAGCCGCGCCCGCCGTCGCGGCCGGGCCCTGGTGGCGGTGGCCGCGGGACCGGGCCTGCACGCGCTGTTCGAGGAGGCCGGGGCGCGGGTGATCGACGGGGGGCCGGGCCGTCGCCCGAGCACCGGCGAGGTGCTCGCCGCCGTGCTGGCCACCGGGGCCGGCGAGGTCGTGGTGCTGCCCAACGACCACGACACGGTGGGCGTGGCCGAGGCCGCTGCCCACGAGGCGGCCCAGCGCGGCGTGCACGTGGTCGTGGTGCCCACCCGCGCGCAGGTGCAGGGCATCGCGGCGCTGGCGGTCCACGAGCCCGGCCGTCCGCTCGACAGCGACGTCGTGCACATGACCGACGCCGCCCGGAGCTCGCGCCACGGCGCCGTGACGATCGCGGCCCGGCAGGCCATGACCAGCGCCGGCCCCTGCGCCCCCGGCGACGTGCTCGGGGTGGTCCAGGGCGACTTCGTGATCGTGGCCGAGGACCTCTTCGAGGTGGCGACCGGCGTCCTGGAGCGGCTGCTCGGCGCGGGCGGCGAGCTGGTGACGCTGGTCGCGGGGGCCGAGGCGGGCGACCTCGCCCAGGCGTGCGAGCACTGGGTGACCCGCACCCACCCGGGGGTCGACGTGTCGGTCCACGACGGCGGGCAGGAGCGCTACCCGCTGCTGGTGTCGGTGGAGTGATGGCGGGCCAGGGGGAGCGGCCGGCGGCCCGCACGGGCGGGTCGGGCGACGGCGTGGTGATCCGGTGGGACTCGCCGGTCGGCACGGTGGCGGGCAAGGACGCGCCCAAGCTGGTCAAGGCCGGCATCGAGACCGTCGGCGACCTCATCGGCACCTACCCCCGCAACCACGTCGCGAAGGGGTCGCTGAGCGAGCTCGACCAGCTGGTGGAGGGCGACGTGCTGTCGCTGGTCGGCCAGGTGGTCTCGAGCCGGCAGTTCACCTACCAGGACAAGCGGACGCGCCGCACGGCGTACCGCCTCGAGGTGCGGGTGCGGGCCGAGGAGGGCTCGCTGCTGCTCACCTACTTCGACAAGCACGAGGGCACCGCGAGCTGGCGGCTGCACACCGAGCTGCCGGTCGGGCGGGTCGGGGTCTTCAGCGGCCGGCTGCGCTGGTTCCGCGACGAGTGGCAGCTGACCAACCCCGCGTCGCGCCTGTACGCCGACGGCGACGACGCGGTCGACACCATGCCGGACCTGATCCCGATCTACTCCTCGATCGGCGGCATCACCACCTGGCAGCTCGAGGAGGCGGTCGAGCTGGCGCTGACGCTGGTCGACCGGGTGCCGGAGGTGCTGCCGGCCGAGGTCCGCGAGGCCGAGGACCTGGTCGGGGCCGCGCAGGCCGTGCGCTGGGTGCACCGGCCCGACACCTGGGCGCAGAAGACCGCGGCGGAGAAGCGCCTCAAGCACGACGAGGCCTTCGTGGCCCAGGCGGTGCTGGCGCGGCGGCGCCTCGCCGTGGAGCGCACGGTCGCCAACCCCCGTCCGGGGCGGCCGGGCGGCCTGCTCGACGCCTTCGACGACCGGTTGCCCTTCGCGCTCACCGCCGGCCAGCAGCGGGTGGGGGAGGAGATCGCCGACGAGCTCGGGCGGGGCCACCCGATGCAGCGCCTGCTCCAGGGCGAGGTCGGCTCCGGCAAGACCGTGGTCGCCCTGCGCGCGATGCTCCAGGTCGTCGACTCCGAGGGACAGGCGGCGCTGCTCGCGCCGACCGAGGTGCTGGCGCAGCAGCACCACCGCTCCGTCACGGCCATGCTCGGCGACCTCGCCCAGGGCGGTCTGCTGGGCGGGGCCGACCAGGCGACGCGGGTGGCCCTGCTGACCGGGTCGAGCAGCGCGGCGGCGCGGCGCTCGGCGCTGGCCGACGCGGCGGGCGGCGAGGCCGGCATCGTCATCGGCACCCACGCCCTGCTCGAGGACAGGGTGCAGTTCGCGGACCTCGGGCTCGTGGTCGTCGACGAGCAGCACCGCTTCGGGGTCGAGCAGCGGGCGGCGCTGGGCGCCAAGGCCGGGGTGCCGCCCCACGTCCTGGTGATGACGGCGACGCCGATCCCGCGCACCGTCGCGATGACGGTCTTCGGCGACCTCGACACGTCCGTGCTCGCCGAGCTGCCGGCGGGCCGCGGCGAGGTCCAGACGACCGTGGTGCCGGTCAAGGCGCGCGCGTCCTGGCTCGACCGGGCCTGGGAGCGGGTCCGCGAGGAGGTGGCCGCCGGCCACCAGGCCTACGTCGTGGCGTCCCGGATCGACCCCGGCGGCGGCGAGGAGGCGGCCACCGGCGACGAGCCCGCCGCGGGCGAGGGCGAGGCGCCGCGGGTGCTGTTCGCGGTGGAGGAGCTCGCGCCCGAGCTCGCCGCGGGGGCGCTGGCGGGGCTGCGGCTCGAGGTGCTCCACGGCCGGATGCTCCCGGAGGAGAAGGACCGCGTGATGCAGGCCTTCTCCCGGGGCGAGGTCGACGTGCTGGTGTCCACGACGGTCATCGAGGTGGGTGTCGACGTGCCCAACTCGACCGTCATGGTGATCCTCGACGCCGACCGCTTCGGGGTCTCCCAGCTCCACCAGCTGCGCGGCCGGATCGGGCGCGGCGGCCACGCCGGGCTGTGCCTGCTCGTCACCGGCGCCGACCCCGTGGGCCCCTCGATGGAGCGGCTGCTGGCCGTGGCCGGCACCCGCGACGGCTTCGAGCTCTCCCGCATCGACATGGAGCAGCGACGCGAGGGCAACGTGCTCGGCACCCAGCAGAGCGGCGGTCGGGCCGGGGGGTTCCGGCTGCTCTCGGTGCTGCGCGACGAGCAGGTGATCGCACGGGCCCGCACCGCGGCGTTCGTGCACCTGCGGCGCGACCCCTCCCTGTCCGAGGCGGGCAACGCCGACCTCGCGGACGCCGTGCGACGCCTGGAGGACTCCGCCCAGGCCGACTTCCTGGAGAAGACATGACCCGCATCGTCGGCGGCTCGGCCGGTGGCCGGCGCCTGCGGACGCCTCCCGGCTCCGGCACCCGGCCCACCAGCGACCGCGTCCGCGAGGCGCTGTTCTCCTCGCTGGAGTCCGAGCTCGGTCCGCTGACCGGGCTGCGCGTCCTCGACCTGTACGCCGGCTCCGGCGCCGTCGGGCTCGAGGCGGTCTCGCGCGGCGCCGGCGTGCTCACCTCGGTCGAGTCCGACCGCCGCACCGCGCGGCTGGTCCGGGACAACGCCGGCACGCTGGGGTTCCGCCGCGTCGAGGTGGTCGCCCTGCCGGTCGCCCGGGCCCTGTCGCAGCACCCGCGGGCGCCGTACGACCTCGTCTTCGCCGACCCGCCGTACGCCGTGGGGGAGGTCGAGCTCGGCCAGGTGCTGCACCTGCTGGTCGCCCACGGGTGGCTGGCCACGACCGCCGTGCTGGTCGTGGAGCGCTCCGCGCGCAGCCCCGAGCCGGACTGGCCGGCGGGGTGGGAACGGGTCCGTCACAAGGCGTACGGCGAGACGGCGCTCTGGTACGTTCGCGCCGACCCCGAGGAGGCGGTCGCCAGCAGCTCCGGGTCGTCCTCGGCGCAGGTGTGCGGCCAGGGGCCGGACCCGGGCTCGGACGCCGGTCCCGCGACCGACCCGCCCCTCGCCTGACCCCTGCCGACCCAGGAGCCCCGCCGTGCGCCGAGCCGTGTGCCCCGGATCCTTCGACCCGGTGACCAACGGTCACGTCGACATCGTCTCGCGCGCCGCGCACCTGTTCGACGAGGTGATCGTGGCCGTGGGCGTCAACAAGTCCAAGTCGCGGGCGCGGCTGTTCACCGCCGACGAGCGCATGGAGATGCTCGAGGAGGTGTGCGCGGAGTTCCCCAACGTCCGGGTCGCGGGCTTCGAGGGCCTGCTGACGACCTTCTGCCAGCAGCACGACGTCGACGCCATCGTCAAGGGCCTGCGCGCGGTCACCGACTTCGACTACGAGCTGCAGATGGCGCAGATGAACTCCTCGCTCACCGACGTCGAGACCGTCTTCGTGCCGTGCAGCCCGGAGTACTCCTTCCTCGCCTCCTCCCTGGTCAAGGAGGTCGCGACCTTCGGGGGCGACGTCTCCGGGCTGGTGCCCCCGCGCGTGCTCGAGCGGCTGACCGCCCGGCTGGCCGAGCGGGCGCGGGACGACGCGTGAGCAGCGGGCCCGGCCGCGACCGGGCCGAGCCCGTCCCCTCCGGCCCGTTTTGGCCGCGGGTGGCATCCGCCGGTAGAGTCCTGCAGGTTCTGCCTGCACCACGTTGGAGATGACACCCTTGCGCACCCTCGACCCGAGAGCGCCGCTCGTGCTCGACACCCGCGAGCTCGGCCGCCGCCCGGGGTCGCAGCGCACGAAGGTCCTGTCCGTCGCGGCGCCGGCAGAGCTCGGTATCGACGTCCTGGGCGTCCCCGAGGGCAGCACGGTCGACTTCGACCTGCGCCTCGAGGCGGTCATGGAGGGGGTGCTGGTCAGCGGGACGGCCTCGGCCGGCCTGGTGGGTCAGTGCTCGCGGTGCCTGGAGCCGATCGAGGACAGCATCACGGTCGACCTGCAGGAGCTGTTCGTCTACGACGACGACCACCACGGCCGTCCCGGTGGGGACGACGAGGACGACGGTGTCAGCCGGCTCGAGGGCGACCTGGTCGACCTGGAGCCACTGCTGCGGGACGCGGTGGTGCTCGCACTGCCGTTCCAGCCGCTGTGCCGGGACGACTGCCCGGGCCTGTGCGTCGAGTGTGGCGCGCGGCTCGCGGACGACCCGGACCACCGGCACGACGACCCGATCGACCCGCGCTGGGCCGCCCTGGGCCAGGTGGCCGTGGCGACCGAGCCGACCGACGACTGACCCGCACCGCCCCGCACCCCCCGCACCACCGCTCGATCCGAGCGAGCACCACCAGACCAGCTCGACCACCAGCACCACCAGACCCCTAGGAGCAACCGTGGCTGTCCCGAAGCGGAAGATGTCGCGCAGCAACACCCGTCACCGCCGTTCGGCGTGGAAGGCCGTCGCGCCGTCCCTGGTGAACTGCTCGAACCCGGCCTGCGGCGCCAAGCACCTCCCGCACCGCGCGTGCCCCGAGTGCGGCCAGTACGGCGCCCGCGCCGACCGTCGTCAGGTCCTCTGACCACGTCCGGCGTGCACGACGTGGCGACCTCGGCTGCCGGCGAGACGGCGGCCGAGGAGCTGCGTGAGGCGCTCGGGAGCCCCGTGCTGGCCCCCGAGCTGCTGCAGCTCGCCCTGACGCACCGCTCCTACGCCTACGAGAACGGCAACCTGCCGACCAACGAGCGCCTGGAGTTCCTCGGCGACTCGGTGCTCGGCGTCGTCGTGACCGAGACGCTCTACCGCAGCCACCCCGACCTCTCCGAGGGCCGGCTGGCCAAGCTGCGGGCCGCGGTCGTCAACGCGCGCGCGCTCGCGCAGGTGGCCCGCACCATCGACCTGGGCGTCCACGTCCACCTCGGCAAGGGCGAGGAGAGCACCGGCGGCCGCGAGAAGGCCTCGATCCTCTCCGACACCGTCGAGGCGCTCATCGGGGCGGTCTACCTCTCCGGCGGGTTCACCGAGGCGGCGGACGTCGTCCACCTGCTCTTCGACCCGATGCTCGAGGCGGCTGCCGCCCTCGGCGCCGGCCTCGACTGGAAGACCAGCCTGCAGGAGCTGAGCGCCGTCCACGACCTCGGCGTGCCCGAGTACGTCATCGAGGCCGACGGCCCCGACCACATGAAGACCTTCACCGCGCGGGTCCGCGTCGCCGGCCGGCTCCACGGCCACGGCATCGGGCGGTCGAAGAAGGAGGCCGAGCAGCAGGCGGCCGAGTCGGCGTACAGCACCCTGCACCCCGAGCTGACCGCCGTCGCCGGTCCCGGGGGCGAGGCCGCCTCCGACGCGACGACCGGTGCGGGCCCCGACGCCGCGCCCGACGCCGCCCCCGACACCGCCGACGCCTGAGCGACCCCCCTCCCGATGCCCGAGCTCCCCGAGGTCGAGGTCGTCCGGCGCGGCCTCGAGACCCACGCCGTCGGCCGCACGCTGGCGGCCGTCGACGTCCTCCACCCGCGCCCGGTGCGCCGCCACGCGGGCGGTGCGGACGACTTCGCCGCCCGGCTCGCCGGTCGCACCGTCACCGGTGCCCACCGCCGCGGCAAGTTCTGGTGGCTCTCGCTCGACGACGGCGACGCCCTCCTGGGCCACCTCGGGATGTCGGGCCAGATGCTGGTGCAGCCGGCCGAGGCTCCCGACGAGAAGCACCTGCGGGTGCGCTTCCGGCTCGTCGACCTGCCCGCTGGGCGGGGGGGCGGCGCGGACGGCGCCGCCGGGTCCCCGACCGAGCTGCGCTTCGTCGACCAGCGGATGTTCGGCGGTCTGCTGGTGTCCTCGGGCGGCGCGGTCGTGCCCCCGGAGATCGCCCACATCGCCCTCGACCCCGTCGACCCGGCCTTCGACGACGCCGCCTTCGTGGCGCGCGTGCGGCGCAGCGAGTCGGGCGTCAAGCGGCTGCTGCTCAACCAGGCCGTGGTCTCCGGCGTCGGCAACATCTACGCCGACGAGGGCCTGTGGCGGGCCCGCGTCCACGGGGAGCGCCCCGGCTCGCGGCTGCGCGTCGCCGACGTGCAGCGGGTGCTGGCCGGCTGCCGCGAGGTGATGCTGGCCGCGCTCGACCAGGGCGGCACCTCCTTCGACGCCCTCTACGTCAACGTCAACGGCCAGAGCGGCTACTTCGACCGCTCGCTGGAGGCCTACGGCCAGGAGGGACGGCCCTGCTCGCGCTGCGGCACGCCCATCCGCCGGGTCGCGTTCGCCAACCGCTCGTCGTACTTCTGCCCGGTCTGCCAGCCCGCACCGCGCGCCCGGCGCCGCGTCGCTCCCTGAGGACCGGCGAAGAGTTCACCACCGCCACGTCGTGCGGCCACCCGCCAGGTTGATGCCGGGGGCAGGGCCGTGAGACATTGCTAGACGGCCCTGATCGGGCCCTCGCTCCTGGAAGGCACACACCCCATGGCCAAGGCGCTTCTCGGCTACGCGACCGGCACCGACCCTCGCGACCTCCACCGCCTCCACGTCGACAACCGCGCGCTGCGGCAGCGCGTCGTCGACCTCGAGGACCTCGTGCTCCGCCTGCAGCAGGAGAACGACGCCCTCGCCGCCGTCGCCTCCGCCTCCGTCGACGAGGCCGTGGCCCGCGACAGCTCGCTCACCCGCGCCTGACGCACTCCTGCCCCGGTGGCCGCGCGTGAGCGGTCTCACGCGCCGTCGTGGCCCGGGAATTGGGCGAGGCGCCGCTCGTGACCTAAAGTCAAGTGACTAACTTGACTTGTCGACACGGGAGCCTCCCATGGAACGTCTGTTCGTCTTCGCCTTCGTGGGCCTCCTGGCCCAGGTCATCGACGGCTCGCTCGGCATGGCGTACGGCGTCACCGCCTCGACGCTGCTGCTCGCCAACGGCGTGGCCCCGGCCGTGGCCTCCGCCTCGGTGCACCTCGCCGAGGTCGGCACCACCGCCGCCTCGGGCTTCTCGCACTGGCGCTTCGGCAACGTCGACTGGAGCGTGGTGGCCCGCCTCGGCCTGCCCGGCGCGGTCGGCGCCTTCGTCGGCGCCAGCGTGCTGTCCAACCTCTCGACCGAGTCCGCGACGCCGTGGGTGGCCGTGCTGCTGCTCCTGCTCGGCGTCTACATCGTGGCCCGCTTCGTGTTCGGCAAGAAGCCGGTCGTGGTGACCCGCCGGCCGGGCACCCGCTTCCTCGCGCCGCTGGGCCTGTTCGCCGGCTTCATCGACGCCACCGGCGGTGGCGGCTGGGGACCGGTCGCGACGCCCACGCTGATCTCCAGCGGCCGGCTGCACCCCCGCAAGGTCATCGGCTCGGTCTCGACCTCGGAGTTCGCGGTCACCATCGGCGCGAGCGTCGGCTTCCTCATCGGCCTCGGCAGCGAGGCCATCGACTGGCGCGTGGTCGGCGGCCTGCTGATCGGCGGCGTCATCGCGGCGCCGTTCGCGGCGTACCTCGTGCGGCACGTCTCGCTGCCCGTGCTCGGCGCCCTGGTCGGCAGCGTCATCCTCATCACCAACTCGCGCACCCTGCTGCGGGCCTTCGACGCCGAGAGCGTCGGGGCCTACGCCGCCCTCGGCCTGGTCGCCGTCGTCCTCGTCGCCTTCGCGATCCAGCGCAGCCGCGGCGAGCACACCGAGGTCGTGCTCGACCTCGACGACGAGGACGACCCCAAGGTCGAGCAGCGCGCCTGAGCCGTCCCGTCCGGCCCCGAGCGGTGGGCCCGGCACCGGTGTGACAGCCGGCCCCCTCGCTTGCGAGGATCGCCCGTCGTGAGGTCCGTCGCGAGGTCAGCCGTCGAGCGGGTGCTGCCCGAGCGCCTCGGGCGGCCCTTCCGCTGGCTGGTCACCTCGAGCTGGATCTCCAACATCGGCGACGGGGTGGCGCTGGCGGCCGGGCCACTGCTGGTGGCCTCCGAGACGCGCTCGCCGCTGCTGGTCGCGCTGGCCGCGGTCATGCAGTTCCTGCCGCGGCTGCTCTTCGGCCTCGTCGCCGGCGTGGTGGCCGACCGGGTCGACCGCCGCCACCTGATCGCGGTCGCCAACGCCTGCCGGGTCGTGGTGCTCGCGGCGCTGGTGACCACCCTGGTGACCGGTCAGGTCTCGATCGCGGTGGTGCTGGGTGCGGTCTTCCTGCTGGGCGTGGGGGAGACCTTCGCCGACACCACGACGGCGACGCTGCTGCCGATGCTCGTCGCCAAGGCCGACCTCGGCGTGGCCAACGCGCGGCTGCTGGCCGGCATCATCACGCTCGACCAGCTGGTCGGACCGCCGCTGGGGGCGCTGCTGTTCGGGCTGGGCCGGCAGTGGCCCTTCGTCACGCAGGCGGTCTGCGTGGCGCTCAGCCTGCTGCTGGTGCTGCACCTGCAGCTCCCGGCCCACGGCCGCCGGGCGGCAGGTGCCACCGACGCGACGGGCGGGCGGGGCAGCACGCTGGTGGCCGAGATCCGCGAGGGCCTGGGCTGGGTGCGCCGCCACGCGGCCGTGCGCACGCTGGTGCTGACCATCCTCATCTTCAACGTCACCTTCGGGGCGTCCTGGTCCGTGCTGGTGCTCTACGCCCAGGAGCGCCTGGGCCTGGGCAACCTCGGGTTCGGCCTGCTGACCTCGGCGCTGGCCTGCGGCGGCATCCTCGGCACGGTCTCCTACGGCTGGCTGGAGCGGCACGTCAGCCTGGCCTGGATCATGCGCGGCGGGCTGGTCGTGGAGACCCTCACCCACCTCGTCCTGGCGCTCACCACGGTGCCGGCGGTCGCGCTGGCCACGATGTTCGTCTTCGGCGCCCACGCGTTCATCTGGGGCACCACCAGCACGGCCGTGCGGCAGCGGGCGGTGCCGATGCCGATGCAGGGACGGGTGCAGAGCGTCTACATGCTCGGCGTCACCGGCGGCTTCGTCCTCGGCTCGCTGCTGGGCGGCGTCGTGGCCCACGCGTACGGCGTGACCGCGCCCTTCTGGGTCGGGTTCGTCGGCTCGGCGGCGTTCCTGGCGCTGCTGTGGCACCAGCTGCTCCACGTCGCGCACGCCGACGAGGAGGCCCTCGCGCGCGCCGGGACGGACGAGCCGGCCTCCTAGGCCGCTCGCGCGTGGGAGCTCCTGGTCCTCGGGGCTGCCTGCTGCTCCTCGGCTCCCGCCAGCCGCGCGGCGGGGGATCCCCGGCCGGGCCCCCGCCGCAGGTAGGGTCGCAGCGCGCTGCTTCCCCGGCGCGGCACCTCGTGGTCCCGGGAGGGACGTGGCGGGCGTCGCGTCCAGCGCGTCGGTCGGTCGATCCAGGGAGCAGACGTTGTACCTCAAGAGCCTCACGCTCAAGGGCTTCAAGTCCTTCGCCTCCTCGACGACCCTGCAGCTCGAGCCCGGCATCACCTGCATCGTGGGCCCCAACGGCTCGGGCAAGTCCAACGTCGTCGACGCGCTGGCCTGGGTGATGGGCGAGCA
This genomic interval from Nocardioides scoriae contains the following:
- the rpmB gene encoding 50S ribosomal protein L28, with the protein product MAAVCDICAKKPGFGNNRPWSRKITKRRFDPNIQRVRATVNGAPKRLNVCTGCLKAGKVSR
- a CDS encoding DAK2 domain-containing protein, yielding MHVDGVATFDLGVVRRFADLAVTGLSEAREEIDALNVYPVPDGDTGTNMFLTVESARDALVAALAERPDDLRHALQGYAHGALLGARGNSGVILSQLVGALLRRIRHAGPEDRSAAVFAEGMALAADAAYAAVGTPVEGTILTVARAAAEAAAQVAADPGARLGPVVHAAVGAAREALARTPDQLPMLARAGVVDAGGRGLCVVLAAVESAVTGEHPRSVAHVIGTPVLPAPQLPTGDLTEGGPAYEVMYLLAADDGAVPALRAELAPLGDSLVVVGGDGLWNVHVHVDDVGAAVEAGIRAGTPRRIEVTHFAEQVAASRRSRARRRGRALVAVAAGPGLHALFEEAGARVIDGGPGRRPSTGEVLAAVLATGAGEVVVLPNDHDTVGVAEAAAHEAAQRGVHVVVVPTRAQVQGIAALAVHEPGRPLDSDVVHMTDAARSSRHGAVTIAARQAMTSAGPCAPGDVLGVVQGDFVIVAEDLFEVATGVLERLLGAGGELVTLVAGAEAGDLAQACEHWVTRTHPGVDVSVHDGGQERYPLLVSVE
- a CDS encoding ATP-dependent DNA helicase RecG codes for the protein MAGQGERPAARTGGSGDGVVIRWDSPVGTVAGKDAPKLVKAGIETVGDLIGTYPRNHVAKGSLSELDQLVEGDVLSLVGQVVSSRQFTYQDKRTRRTAYRLEVRVRAEEGSLLLTYFDKHEGTASWRLHTELPVGRVGVFSGRLRWFRDEWQLTNPASRLYADGDDAVDTMPDLIPIYSSIGGITTWQLEEAVELALTLVDRVPEVLPAEVREAEDLVGAAQAVRWVHRPDTWAQKTAAEKRLKHDEAFVAQAVLARRRLAVERTVANPRPGRPGGLLDAFDDRLPFALTAGQQRVGEEIADELGRGHPMQRLLQGEVGSGKTVVALRAMLQVVDSEGQAALLAPTEVLAQQHHRSVTAMLGDLAQGGLLGGADQATRVALLTGSSSAAARRSALADAAGGEAGIVIGTHALLEDRVQFADLGLVVVDEQHRFGVEQRAALGAKAGVPPHVLVMTATPIPRTVAMTVFGDLDTSVLAELPAGRGEVQTTVVPVKARASWLDRAWERVREEVAAGHQAYVVASRIDPGGGEEAATGDEPAAGEGEAPRVLFAVEELAPELAAGALAGLRLEVLHGRMLPEEKDRVMQAFSRGEVDVLVSTTVIEVGVDVPNSTVMVILDADRFGVSQLHQLRGRIGRGGHAGLCLLVTGADPVGPSMERLLAVAGTRDGFELSRIDMEQRREGNVLGTQQSGGRAGGFRLLSVLRDEQVIARARTAAFVHLRRDPSLSEAGNADLADAVRRLEDSAQADFLEKT
- the rsmD gene encoding 16S rRNA (guanine(966)-N(2))-methyltransferase RsmD — encoded protein: MTRIVGGSAGGRRLRTPPGSGTRPTSDRVREALFSSLESELGPLTGLRVLDLYAGSGAVGLEAVSRGAGVLTSVESDRRTARLVRDNAGTLGFRRVEVVALPVARALSQHPRAPYDLVFADPPYAVGEVELGQVLHLLVAHGWLATTAVLVVERSARSPEPDWPAGWERVRHKAYGETALWYVRADPEEAVASSSGSSSAQVCGQGPDPGSDAGPATDPPLA
- the coaD gene encoding pantetheine-phosphate adenylyltransferase; translated protein: MRRAVCPGSFDPVTNGHVDIVSRAAHLFDEVIVAVGVNKSKSRARLFTADERMEMLEEVCAEFPNVRVAGFEGLLTTFCQQHDVDAIVKGLRAVTDFDYELQMAQMNSSLTDVETVFVPCSPEYSFLASSLVKEVATFGGDVSGLVPPRVLERLTARLAERARDDA
- a CDS encoding YceD family protein; translated protein: MTPLRTLDPRAPLVLDTRELGRRPGSQRTKVLSVAAPAELGIDVLGVPEGSTVDFDLRLEAVMEGVLVSGTASAGLVGQCSRCLEPIEDSITVDLQELFVYDDDHHGRPGGDDEDDGVSRLEGDLVDLEPLLRDAVVLALPFQPLCRDDCPGLCVECGARLADDPDHRHDDPIDPRWAALGQVAVATEPTDD
- the rpmF gene encoding 50S ribosomal protein L32; this encodes MAVPKRKMSRSNTRHRRSAWKAVAPSLVNCSNPACGAKHLPHRACPECGQYGARADRRQVL
- the rnc gene encoding ribonuclease III, which produces MHDVATSAAGETAAEELREALGSPVLAPELLQLALTHRSYAYENGNLPTNERLEFLGDSVLGVVVTETLYRSHPDLSEGRLAKLRAAVVNARALAQVARTIDLGVHVHLGKGEESTGGREKASILSDTVEALIGAVYLSGGFTEAADVVHLLFDPMLEAAAALGAGLDWKTSLQELSAVHDLGVPEYVIEADGPDHMKTFTARVRVAGRLHGHGIGRSKKEAEQQAAESAYSTLHPELTAVAGPGGEAASDATTGAGPDAAPDAAPDTADA
- the mutM gene encoding bifunctional DNA-formamidopyrimidine glycosylase/DNA-(apurinic or apyrimidinic site) lyase yields the protein MPELPEVEVVRRGLETHAVGRTLAAVDVLHPRPVRRHAGGADDFAARLAGRTVTGAHRRGKFWWLSLDDGDALLGHLGMSGQMLVQPAEAPDEKHLRVRFRLVDLPAGRGGGADGAAGSPTELRFVDQRMFGGLLVSSGGAVVPPEIAHIALDPVDPAFDDAAFVARVRRSESGVKRLLLNQAVVSGVGNIYADEGLWRARVHGERPGSRLRVADVQRVLAGCREVMLAALDQGGTSFDALYVNVNGQSGYFDRSLEAYGQEGRPCSRCGTPIRRVAFANRSSYFCPVCQPAPRARRRVAP
- a CDS encoding sulfite exporter TauE/SafE family protein yields the protein MERLFVFAFVGLLAQVIDGSLGMAYGVTASTLLLANGVAPAVASASVHLAEVGTTAASGFSHWRFGNVDWSVVARLGLPGAVGAFVGASVLSNLSTESATPWVAVLLLLLGVYIVARFVFGKKPVVVTRRPGTRFLAPLGLFAGFIDATGGGGWGPVATPTLISSGRLHPRKVIGSVSTSEFAVTIGASVGFLIGLGSEAIDWRVVGGLLIGGVIAAPFAAYLVRHVSLPVLGALVGSVILITNSRTLLRAFDAESVGAYAALGLVAVVLVAFAIQRSRGEHTEVVLDLDDEDDPKVEQRA
- a CDS encoding MFS transporter; protein product: MRSVARSAVERVLPERLGRPFRWLVTSSWISNIGDGVALAAGPLLVASETRSPLLVALAAVMQFLPRLLFGLVAGVVADRVDRRHLIAVANACRVVVLAALVTTLVTGQVSIAVVLGAVFLLGVGETFADTTTATLLPMLVAKADLGVANARLLAGIITLDQLVGPPLGALLFGLGRQWPFVTQAVCVALSLLLVLHLQLPAHGRRAAGATDATGGRGSTLVAEIREGLGWVRRHAAVRTLVLTILIFNVTFGASWSVLVLYAQERLGLGNLGFGLLTSALACGGILGTVSYGWLERHVSLAWIMRGGLVVETLTHLVLALTTVPAVALATMFVFGAHAFIWGTTSTAVRQRAVPMPMQGRVQSVYMLGVTGGFVLGSLLGGVVAHAYGVTAPFWVGFVGSAAFLALLWHQLLHVAHADEEALARAGTDEPAS